The following are from one region of the Denitrobacterium detoxificans genome:
- a CDS encoding 4'-phosphopantetheinyl transferase family protein produces the protein MFDEPDVFQRALVDVSAHRKRKVLLYRFASDQRLSLLAGMLLDDLLHERGLRERDMSYVVGVHGKPSFSDMPNVHFSLAHGGRMALAALADAPVGVDVECLDSFPYDLADPYVWTEMESVGKALGCGIADYLDRDVYVRPPDFEIRHIRIDDNHLACIAQRVQ, from the coding sequence GTGTTTGACGAGCCAGACGTGTTTCAGCGCGCCCTGGTGGACGTTTCGGCGCATCGCAAGCGCAAGGTCCTGTTGTATCGATTTGCTTCCGACCAGCGGTTGAGCTTGTTGGCTGGAATGCTGCTGGACGATTTGCTGCATGAGCGGGGTTTGCGCGAACGCGATATGAGCTATGTTGTGGGAGTCCATGGTAAGCCGTCATTCTCGGATATGCCCAATGTGCATTTCAGTCTTGCTCACGGCGGGCGCATGGCGCTTGCAGCCTTGGCGGATGCTCCCGTTGGGGTGGACGTTGAGTGCCTTGATTCGTTTCCGTACGATTTGGCCGATCCGTACGTTTGGACGGAAATGGAATCCGTGGGTAAGGCGCTTGGGTGCGGCATAGCCGACTATCTCGATCGGGATGTCTACGTTCGGCCGCCGGATTTCGAAATTCGACATATTCGCATTGATGACAACCACCTTGCGTGTATCGCGCAGCGAGTACAATAG
- a CDS encoding STAS domain-containing protein produces MEITKTVEGGKVIFFIEGWLDTQTAPELGDALSQLDEGVTQLEFDLASLEYISSAGIRQIVSAYKKMGGNLTLRNVSPEVREVLRLTGTDKRLTIV; encoded by the coding sequence ATGGAAATCACGAAGACGGTCGAAGGGGGCAAGGTCATCTTCTTTATTGAAGGATGGCTCGATACGCAGACTGCTCCCGAACTAGGAGATGCGCTCTCGCAACTCGACGAGGGCGTAACGCAGCTGGAATTCGATTTGGCTTCCCTCGAGTACATATCGTCGGCGGGCATTCGCCAAATTGTTTCCGCCTACAAGAAGATGGGCGGTAACCTCACGCTTAGAAACGTATCCCCCGAGGTGAGGGAAGTGCTTCGTCTTACGGGCACCGATAAGCGGCTGACCATCGTGTAG
- a CDS encoding ATP-binding SpoIIE family protein phosphatase: MFRSVNGKITAAIVVVLLASASVAFAVNYTIIYNTEHDRSDSMGIAAAKECSTILAVASDGLDDDEFVPGTHDYDLCQENLRTLCQTCGMDYLYICKVDVENSTITYIMAVGGSDAENDEITRERPFGTVVYTEISDVMKLALKGAPEPVAEEIDNQFGHMLDWYYPAMQLGDNVVAASSYSVDRQRDRVISSTVSTMWPFALAILLLFAVELVILRRNVFNPLHLIAARMRSFTAKEAKEAEPLDIRSNDEIGDIASAFNEMSGEIDEYVARIGQMAAERAQTDFELSVSHRIQQGMVPGRTQLLGDGFSACGFSRPARSVGGDFYDVVQLDDGRIAVVVGDAAGKGIAAALFMTVVKTMIIDGLRLGNGPAEVLTRTNARVSLSNPEDMFVSVFAAVLDPRNGEVRFANAGHMPPLLVGNNASVFEVNPGELLGLFDDTVIEESTVILEPGQGLLLYTDGVVEAQAVDGSFFGEDRLAESVAACVPYDHAGDIVDVVVRAVDGFAEGREQFDDLTAAVLMYARSNDADNVRGEDGSLGEELPCDMSALPRLREALYATDANDALKRKAYLACEEVFANIVSYSGATKSWVSISAAPDFVRMVFADNGKPFDPTATEDVEREFEDLDTGGMGIGLVRQLASKLEYQRADERNILTVVVRA, from the coding sequence GTGTTTCGTTCGGTTAACGGCAAGATTACCGCGGCAATTGTCGTCGTGTTGCTTGCGTCGGCGTCCGTTGCCTTCGCCGTGAATTACACGATTATCTACAATACCGAACACGATCGCTCCGACTCCATGGGAATCGCTGCGGCGAAGGAGTGCTCCACGATTCTTGCTGTCGCGTCTGACGGTCTCGACGATGATGAGTTCGTGCCTGGCACGCATGACTATGATCTATGCCAGGAAAACCTACGTACGCTTTGCCAGACATGCGGCATGGACTATCTGTACATATGCAAGGTCGACGTTGAGAACAGCACCATTACGTACATCATGGCCGTCGGCGGAAGCGACGCCGAAAACGATGAGATTACCCGCGAGCGGCCCTTTGGGACGGTTGTGTATACGGAGATTTCCGATGTTATGAAGTTGGCGCTCAAAGGCGCCCCCGAGCCTGTTGCCGAAGAGATCGACAACCAGTTCGGTCATATGCTCGACTGGTATTACCCTGCCATGCAGTTGGGCGATAACGTTGTGGCGGCTTCGAGCTATTCGGTGGATAGGCAACGCGATAGGGTCATCTCATCGACCGTTAGCACCATGTGGCCGTTCGCTCTGGCCATTCTTCTCTTGTTCGCCGTCGAGCTCGTCATCCTCCGACGGAACGTATTCAATCCCTTGCATCTCATAGCTGCACGCATGCGCTCCTTTACGGCCAAGGAGGCGAAAGAGGCCGAGCCTCTGGACATACGCTCAAACGATGAGATTGGCGATATCGCCAGTGCGTTTAACGAGATGTCAGGCGAGATTGACGAATATGTTGCCCGCATTGGCCAAATGGCGGCCGAGCGTGCGCAGACCGATTTCGAACTTAGCGTGTCACATCGCATACAGCAGGGCATGGTTCCCGGTCGTACTCAATTGCTGGGCGATGGGTTTTCCGCATGCGGGTTTTCACGTCCCGCGCGTTCGGTTGGTGGTGATTTCTACGATGTTGTCCAACTTGATGATGGGCGCATCGCGGTTGTCGTTGGCGATGCGGCAGGCAAGGGCATTGCTGCTGCCTTGTTCATGACGGTGGTCAAGACTATGATCATCGATGGTTTGCGTTTAGGGAATGGGCCCGCAGAGGTGCTCACGCGGACGAATGCTCGCGTTTCTCTTTCCAATCCCGAGGATATGTTCGTAAGCGTGTTTGCCGCTGTATTGGATCCGCGAAACGGCGAGGTGCGCTTCGCGAATGCCGGGCATATGCCTCCGCTACTAGTCGGAAACAATGCAAGCGTATTCGAGGTGAATCCTGGGGAGCTGCTTGGGCTATTCGACGATACCGTCATCGAGGAATCAACTGTTATTCTTGAGCCTGGTCAGGGCCTTCTTCTGTACACCGATGGCGTGGTTGAGGCGCAGGCGGTGGATGGCTCGTTCTTTGGTGAGGACCGTTTGGCTGAATCCGTTGCCGCGTGCGTTCCCTATGATCATGCTGGGGATATCGTTGATGTGGTCGTTCGTGCCGTTGATGGCTTTGCCGAAGGTCGTGAGCAGTTCGATGATCTAACGGCTGCCGTTCTTATGTACGCGAGATCCAACGATGCGGACAACGTGCGGGGTGAGGATGGTTCTCTTGGCGAAGAGCTGCCCTGCGACATGTCGGCGCTTCCGCGATTGCGCGAAGCTCTGTATGCGACGGACGCGAACGATGCCTTGAAGCGCAAGGCGTATCTGGCATGCGAGGAGGTGTTCGCCAACATCGTTTCCTATTCGGGTGCTACGAAATCTTGGGTGAGCATTTCGGCTGCGCCCGACTTCGTTCGGATGGTCTTCGCTGATAACGGGAAGCCGTTCGATCCCACGGCTACAGAAGATGTTGAACGGGAATTCGAGGATCTGGATACGGGCGGTATGGGCATTGGCCTCGTTCGCCAGCTTGCTTCGAAGCTCGAGTACCAACGTGCTGATGAGCGTAATATTCTTACCGTCGTCGTGCGCGCGTGA
- a CDS encoding secondary thiamine-phosphate synthase enzyme YjbQ yields the protein MKTHDLPTCEFGFHDITMHVQQDVHESGVREGLCTVYCPHTTAAITINENADPDVQHDLKLALGDIFGRRDRAEFLHAEGNSHAHLKSSLVGASETIPISNGKLVLGTWQGIYFCEFDGPRHRRFYVQIVGE from the coding sequence ATGAAAACGCACGACTTACCTACCTGCGAGTTCGGGTTCCACGACATCACAATGCATGTGCAGCAGGATGTGCATGAAAGCGGCGTCCGCGAGGGTCTTTGCACGGTATACTGCCCACACACCACCGCAGCAATCACCATCAACGAAAACGCCGACCCCGACGTGCAACACGACCTGAAGCTTGCGCTCGGAGACATCTTTGGGCGGCGCGATCGAGCCGAATTCCTTCATGCCGAGGGCAACAGCCATGCGCATTTGAAATCGAGCCTAGTCGGAGCATCGGAAACCATCCCCATCTCGAACGGGAAACTGGTGCTCGGCACCTGGCAGGGTATTTATTTCTGCGAATTCGACGGCCCACGCCATCGTCGCTTCTACGTGCAAATTGTTGGGGAATAG
- a CDS encoding alpha/beta fold hydrolase — MIRKAYATDKGAITYWVNEIEPHAVTLVFLPGLTADHRLFQKQVEYFERLCNVVVWDAPAHADSRPFELSFSLEDMACWLHEIIDVEGIERPILVGQSMGGYVSQAFMQRFPGEVAGFVSIDSAPLQRQYYSSWELWLLSRMTSVYRAYPHEPLVRAGVKGCATTEYGQKLMREIWSVYNHEEFSVLAGYGYRILAAAIERDLPYEIDCPVHLICGEKDAAGSTRRYNRAWAKETGYPLAWIAGAGHNSNADCPDEVNALIAALAGLG; from the coding sequence GTGATTCGAAAGGCCTATGCGACCGATAAGGGAGCTATTACGTATTGGGTCAATGAAATCGAGCCCCATGCGGTAACGCTTGTCTTTCTACCAGGGCTCACTGCCGACCATCGCTTGTTTCAGAAGCAGGTCGAATACTTTGAGCGTTTGTGCAACGTGGTCGTGTGGGATGCGCCAGCCCATGCCGACTCGCGTCCTTTTGAGTTGTCGTTTTCGCTCGAAGATATGGCCTGCTGGCTCCATGAGATTATTGACGTGGAAGGCATCGAACGCCCTATTCTTGTTGGCCAATCCATGGGTGGCTACGTGAGCCAAGCGTTCATGCAACGGTTTCCAGGTGAGGTTGCGGGTTTTGTCTCCATCGATTCCGCGCCTCTCCAGCGGCAGTATTATTCTTCCTGGGAGCTCTGGTTGCTCAGTCGCATGACCTCCGTCTATAGGGCCTATCCTCATGAGCCGCTCGTTCGGGCTGGCGTGAAGGGCTGCGCCACGACGGAGTATGGTCAGAAGCTCATGCGGGAAATCTGGAGCGTATACAACCACGAAGAGTTTTCTGTTCTTGCGGGGTATGGCTACCGCATTTTGGCTGCGGCAATCGAGCGCGACCTTCCTTACGAAATCGATTGCCCCGTGCATCTCATCTGCGGAGAAAAGGACGCAGCGGGTTCAACGCGCCGCTACAATCGCGCATGGGCGAAGGAGACGGGGTATCCTTTGGCTTGGATTGCCGGTGCGGGGCATAACTCGAATGCCGACTGCCCTGACGAGGTCAATGCTCTGATAGCCGCCCTTGCCGGCCTTGGTTAA
- a CDS encoding metallophosphoesterase, which translates to MKTIVISDLHLGLDDSLSETVKNRPKLAAFIEMIGREHLADELVINGDFLDHWFYPATANAPRTSHEFYKACAKNNAEVIEAIKDLVRSGTPVVYVPGNHDMTLTSEALEEIIPGIIQARDVPGLGRYRTGVRGEVVIEHGHRYEILCAPNTIANANIMEYGHPLLPPGYFFIRLKERSIAEGRYANPTRNTACRKVPPTLPEPNPNDKQACAEYAYWKLWADIVSDWFPVEEELDDKFIEVAVDGLVGTFSPRDLLPVTLPGEDSASPLFQELIPTWDEMQRRNLVPTPISARHSIEHPISDEEDIEVLPTLECFDVDPSADVLILGHTHVAGYKEFPGYDRPKVFANSGTWVDSNGNDPENTATFVLVESTSEGDTVSVLKCEGKNTVERIVPVQNDHIRPTK; encoded by the coding sequence GTGAAGACCATCGTCATCAGCGACTTGCATCTGGGCCTAGACGACAGCCTGTCGGAAACCGTGAAAAACCGCCCAAAGCTTGCAGCCTTCATCGAAATGATCGGGCGAGAGCATTTGGCTGACGAACTCGTCATCAATGGCGACTTCCTGGATCACTGGTTCTACCCAGCAACTGCAAATGCTCCGCGCACCTCCCATGAGTTCTATAAGGCGTGCGCCAAGAACAACGCAGAGGTAATTGAGGCCATCAAAGACCTGGTGCGTTCGGGCACGCCCGTAGTCTACGTACCTGGCAATCACGATATGACGCTCACTTCCGAAGCGCTAGAGGAAATCATTCCCGGCATCATCCAAGCGCGCGACGTGCCTGGATTGGGGCGCTATCGCACGGGCGTGCGCGGCGAGGTAGTCATCGAACACGGGCATCGCTACGAAATACTGTGCGCCCCCAACACCATCGCAAACGCCAACATCATGGAATACGGTCACCCCCTGCTGCCACCTGGCTACTTCTTCATTCGTCTCAAGGAACGCTCCATCGCCGAGGGGCGCTATGCGAATCCCACACGCAATACAGCATGCAGGAAGGTTCCACCCACGCTTCCCGAACCAAACCCCAACGACAAGCAGGCATGCGCGGAATACGCGTACTGGAAGCTCTGGGCCGACATCGTGAGCGATTGGTTCCCCGTTGAAGAGGAGCTCGACGACAAGTTCATCGAGGTGGCTGTCGATGGCCTGGTAGGAACATTTTCGCCGAGAGACCTGCTGCCAGTTACACTACCCGGGGAAGACTCCGCTAGCCCACTCTTCCAGGAACTGATACCAACCTGGGACGAAATGCAGCGTCGCAATCTCGTACCCACGCCCATTTCAGCCCGGCACTCCATCGAGCACCCCATCAGCGACGAAGAGGATATCGAAGTTCTTCCGACGCTCGAATGCTTCGACGTGGACCCTTCCGCAGACGTGCTCATACTTGGCCACACGCACGTAGCGGGATACAAGGAATTCCCGGGCTACGATCGTCCCAAGGTTTTCGCCAACAGCGGAACATGGGTCGACTCAAATGGCAACGACCCCGAGAACACGGCCACCTTCGTACTCGTTGAGTCCACGAGCGAAGGCGATACCGTAAGCGTGCTCAAATGCGAGGGCAAGAACACGGTTGAGCGCATCGTACCCGTTCAGAACGACCACATCAGACCAACGAAATAA
- the modD gene encoding ModD protein: MVRLSQSRIDYLMEEDVPYIDLTSTVLGISEEQGEMQYFTREACTVAGAEIVARMAENAGCQASIVHPTGSAAQPGETIVTVKGSVGALHQVWKAGLNVLDHLSAVATKTRAMVDSVHKANPHCEVLTTRKSMPGCKDLLIEAIMAGGAFPHRLGLSETVLVFEHHMTFLGGFDTFVEHLPDFRSRCIEKKLFVEATPEQALTLARAGVDGIQLDKVPASTLETLVPKLRAIDPRLTLIAAGGINPANAADYASTGVDGLATTCLYTAKPLDMSVRMTTLS, translated from the coding sequence ATGGTCCGCCTATCGCAAAGCCGCATCGATTACCTGATGGAAGAGGACGTTCCCTATATCGACCTCACGAGCACGGTACTGGGCATTTCCGAGGAACAGGGCGAAATGCAGTACTTTACCCGCGAGGCATGCACGGTTGCCGGTGCCGAAATCGTAGCACGCATGGCAGAAAACGCAGGTTGCCAGGCAAGCATAGTGCACCCCACGGGGTCTGCCGCCCAACCCGGCGAGACCATCGTAACCGTAAAGGGCAGCGTTGGGGCATTGCACCAGGTCTGGAAGGCGGGTTTGAACGTACTCGACCACCTTTCCGCCGTAGCCACCAAAACGCGTGCCATGGTAGATTCCGTGCATAAGGCCAACCCCCATTGCGAGGTCCTTACCACGCGCAAGAGCATGCCCGGATGCAAGGACCTGCTCATCGAGGCCATCATGGCAGGAGGAGCCTTCCCCCACCGCTTGGGACTATCCGAAACCGTTCTGGTATTCGAGCACCACATGACCTTCCTTGGCGGCTTCGATACCTTCGTAGAACACCTTCCCGACTTCCGCAGCCGCTGCATCGAAAAGAAGCTCTTCGTGGAAGCTACGCCCGAACAGGCGCTTACCCTAGCACGTGCTGGCGTGGACGGCATTCAGCTCGACAAGGTACCGGCTAGCACGCTCGAGACGCTCGTTCCGAAGCTTCGCGCAATCGACCCACGCCTCACCCTTATTGCCGCAGGCGGCATCAATCCGGCCAATGCTGCCGACTACGCATCAACGGGCGTCGACGGCCTGGCAACAACATGCCTCTACACCGCCAAGCCTCTCGATATGAGCGTGCGCATGACGACGCTTTCCTAG
- a CDS encoding acetate/propionate family kinase → MLVLVVNAGSSSLKSQLIETEGKITRMKCLAEKLGSANASMAISFAPDFKKAVYSVANLSVSQCLRKLLDIMEEEPDSPISGLDQIDAIGNRIVAGGEYFTKATLIDAGARENLAKCEELAPLHNPPADTCIDMLRELLPNTPQVAVFDTAFHATMPKKAYMYPLPMEYYEKYHIRRYGAHGTSHRYAAQQAANLLGRPLRDLGLITCHLGNGGSITAVNHGRSIDTTMGFTPLEGLMMGTRSGSIDPAIITYIMREEGKTFDEMDAILNRQSGVLGISGMSSDMRDVLDAASKGDERANLAIDMYVYRVQKAIGSYYAAMTRTDAVVMTAGIGENSADLRERIFAGLAHMGMILDKERNDVTGQIGMNRVISIDDSPIKICVVTTDEEMRIARETDNLISQL, encoded by the coding sequence ATGCTCGTACTCGTCGTAAACGCTGGCAGCTCGTCGCTGAAAAGCCAGCTCATCGAAACTGAAGGCAAGATCACGCGCATGAAATGCCTGGCCGAGAAGCTAGGCTCCGCCAACGCGAGCATGGCCATTTCCTTCGCGCCCGACTTCAAGAAGGCCGTCTATTCCGTAGCCAACCTGAGCGTGTCGCAATGCCTGCGCAAGCTGCTGGACATCATGGAGGAAGAACCCGACTCCCCCATTTCCGGGCTCGACCAGATCGACGCCATCGGCAACCGCATCGTGGCTGGTGGCGAATACTTCACGAAGGCCACGCTCATCGACGCGGGGGCACGTGAGAACCTAGCGAAATGCGAGGAGCTCGCCCCGCTGCACAATCCTCCCGCCGACACCTGCATCGACATGCTGCGCGAACTGCTTCCCAACACTCCGCAGGTTGCCGTATTCGATACGGCCTTTCACGCCACCATGCCCAAGAAGGCGTACATGTACCCGCTGCCCATGGAGTACTACGAGAAGTACCATATTCGCCGGTACGGGGCACACGGCACGAGCCATCGTTACGCAGCCCAACAAGCGGCGAACCTGCTGGGGCGGCCGCTGCGCGACCTGGGCCTCATAACCTGCCATCTGGGCAACGGAGGCTCCATCACGGCCGTTAACCATGGCCGCTCCATCGACACCACCATGGGATTCACCCCGCTGGAAGGGCTCATGATGGGAACGCGCTCGGGTTCCATCGATCCCGCCATCATCACCTACATCATGCGCGAGGAGGGCAAGACGTTCGACGAAATGGATGCCATCCTGAACCGTCAGAGTGGCGTACTGGGCATCAGCGGAATGTCATCTGACATGCGCGACGTGCTCGACGCCGCTTCCAAGGGCGATGAGCGAGCAAACCTGGCCATCGACATGTACGTCTACCGTGTGCAGAAGGCCATCGGCTCGTACTACGCCGCCATGACCCGCACCGATGCGGTGGTCATGACGGCTGGCATCGGAGAGAACTCCGCCGACCTGCGCGAACGCATTTTCGCGGGGCTCGCACACATGGGCATGATCCTAGACAAGGAACGCAACGACGTCACAGGGCAAATCGGCATGAACCGCGTGATCAGCATCGATGACAGCCCCATCAAGATCTGCGTCGTCACCACCGACGAAGAGATGCGCATCGCACGCGAGACCGACAATCTCATCAGCCAGCTCTAG
- a CDS encoding B3/4 domain-containing protein codes for MQKFIADESLWELFPDAAIAVLSFKGVQETKELSEQEAIEVRQLLAAANEEANKYLTSNTISQNAVPAAWRAAYQKFPTKKGARCSIENLLKRVLKGNPVGTIAPSVDITNAISLKYAFPIGVENLGAVEGDLRLGAMQGGEDFLPIGSDKQEPPLPGEIAYYDTVGAICRCWNWRDGQRTEVNDATTEEFVAMECIEPERIDDLRTAMDELAELMTKYLDAEVVAKEIITKDNPEVVIA; via the coding sequence ATGCAGAAATTCATTGCCGACGAATCGCTGTGGGAGCTATTCCCCGACGCAGCCATTGCCGTCCTCTCCTTCAAGGGAGTGCAGGAAACGAAGGAGCTCTCCGAGCAAGAGGCCATTGAAGTGCGCCAGCTCCTTGCCGCGGCAAACGAAGAGGCCAATAAGTACCTCACGAGCAACACGATTTCCCAAAATGCCGTACCCGCAGCATGGCGCGCGGCATACCAGAAGTTCCCCACCAAAAAGGGTGCGCGCTGCTCCATCGAGAATCTGCTCAAGCGCGTTCTGAAGGGCAACCCCGTGGGAACCATCGCCCCTTCGGTCGACATCACCAATGCCATCTCGCTGAAGTACGCCTTCCCCATCGGCGTTGAGAACCTGGGTGCTGTCGAAGGCGACCTGCGTCTGGGCGCCATGCAGGGCGGCGAGGACTTCCTGCCCATCGGCTCGGACAAGCAAGAGCCGCCCCTGCCCGGCGAAATCGCCTATTACGACACCGTGGGTGCCATCTGCCGCTGCTGGAACTGGCGCGACGGCCAACGCACCGAAGTAAACGATGCAACGACCGAGGAATTCGTCGCCATGGAATGCATCGAGCCCGAACGAATCGACGACCTGCGCACCGCTATGGACGAACTCGCCGAGCTCATGACCAAGTACCTTGACGCAGAAGTCGTCGCCAAGGAAATCATCACGAAGGACAACCCCGAGGTAGTCATCGCATAG